Part of the Faecalibacterium duncaniae genome, ACACCATATACATTTATCACAGAAAAGACTATTACAGAAGAGGGACTTTCACATTGCAATAGCCGACTATATCCTGTGAATACAGTTTTCGTTACGGCAAGAGGTACTGTTGGAAAAGTTGGTCTGTCCGGAGTTCCGATGGCTATGAATCAATCCTGTTATGCACTTGTCGGTAAGGAAACACATCAACTTCTTGTCTATTTTTACACCCTCAAAGCTGTTGATAGACTTAAGCATAAAGCAAGTGGAGCTGTATTTGATGCGATTACCACTAGAGATTTTGATTCAGAGCAAATCATGAAGCTATCTGATGATGATGCTAAAGCGTTTCTCTGTGTTGCAGAGCCAATGTTTCAGGAGATACTTAACAATAGCATCGAAAACTTGCGGCTTTCAACACTACGGGACTTCCTGTTGCCCAAGCTAATGTCTGGTGAGATTGACGTCTCTTCCGTTCAGCTCTAAGCTGCTAAATTATCGTTTACCTTTTGATTTATATTAATTTTCCTGTCAATGCAATCTAATACTGCTACAATTTTTCTTTGCTTCTCCAGTGGTGGGACTTCAACTTCAATTGAATAGATTTGGTAACGGTCTGTTGAAGGAATCGCCGAACCGCTATCCATTCCATTGATATCATACGTCAAAAATTTATAGTAAGCCCATTTCAAATCTATTCTATCCGTCAAAGGTTCTGCATAGAAAGCTGTATCTATTACAGAAAATGGACAATCCGAATAATGTACCCCTCGATATGCGCCTTTTCTCCCCAAAATAAAAGAAGGGTGTTTGCATTGCGCTGGCAGGTGAGATGTTCCAATCTGGCCATTTGTTCCATACACAGGAACTTTTCCGTCTGTAGATTCTTTATCCTTTACTGGTTTTCCATATTCTAAGGTTATCAGTTCTCCCCAATTCAAGATCATTCCACTCCTTATCCTATATATTTTCTGTGTGCCAACTTTACATTCTGCTGTTTCACCATTGCATAGTGCATAGTTGTGTCGATTTTCTGGTGTCCTAAAAGCTGCTGCACCTGTTCAATCGGCATTCCTTTGTCAATTGCTGATGTTGCCAATGTCCGCCGGAACTTATGCGGATGCACTTTATTCAGTTTTAATCGCCGTCCCAATTCACGAAGCATTGTCTCCACACCGCCGATCATCAACCGCTCATGTGGCTCTTTCAGTGTCACAAAGAGTGCTGGATTGCTATCTGACCGTTCATCCAGATAATTTTGAAGGTGAATCTTCGTTCGTGCGTCAAAGTATACCAATCGCTCCTTGTTGCCCTTACCAAATACAACACATTCGCGCTCGTTGAAATTGATATCCTCCCGATTAAGTGTCACCAATTCCCCGACACGCATTCCAGAAGATGCCAGCAAATCAATAATCGCCAAATCTCGTACTGTTGAGCAGTTGTCACGCATCAGCTCCAATGCTTCATCCGTATACGTTTCCCTGATGATTTTGGCGGTTTTCACTTTGTGAATCCTACGAACAGGGCTTTTCACAATAAAATCTTCATCTTCCAGCCACGAGAAGAAACTGGAAAGAATACGCCGGATATTATCAATTGTAACTTTGCTTGACCGCCGCTGTGTTTGATAATCCGTCAGATACCTTCGCAAATCGTCCGTTGTAATTTGCTGCGGTGATTTTCCCACGCCATTCAGCATCGCTTCGATAGTTTTTGAATAATAGGTCAATGTTTTCTCGGAGCAACCCTCTATCCGTTTTGCCGTAATGAACGCTGCTGCCGAATCTTGTTCCTCAGCCTTTGGCTGTTCTTCACCCATTTCAATTATGACACCTTGAAATGACGCTTCCAGCACTGCTTTCAAATGCAGCAACTGTTCGTTATTGAGATACGGCAGCATTTTTCGCTGTATCTCGTTGATAATTTGATTTTTCATCGCCGTATCTCCTTATTACGATTTCAGAGAACGACGGCAGTGGCAGTTTCTCCATAGAATCTCCCGCCACTGGTGAGAGTTATTAAAAATCTGGTAAACGATAATTTAGCAGCTTAGAGCTGAACGGAAGAGACGTCAATCTCACCAGACATTAGCTTGGGCAACAGGAAGTCCCGTAGTGTTGAAAGCCGCAAGTTTTCGATGCTATTGTTAAGTATCTCCTGAAACATTGGCTCTGCAACACAGAGAAACGCTTTAGCATCATCATCAGATAGCTTCATGATTTGCTCTGAATCAAAATCTCTAGTGGTAATCGCATCAAATACAGCTCCACTTGCTTTATGCTTAAGTCTATCAACAGCTTTGAGGGTGTAAAAATAGACAAGAAGTTGATGTGTTTCCTTACCGACAAGTGCATAACAGGATTGATTCATAGCCATCGGAACTCCGGACAGACCAACTTTTCCAACAGTACCTCTTGCCGTAACGAAAACTGTATTCACAGGATATAGTCGGCTATTGCAATGTGAAAGTCCCTCTTCTGTAATAGTCTTTTCTGTGATAAATGTATATGGTGTGCCAACATCTTTTGGAGTAAAGAAAGCAATATTACCGTTCCAATACGCAGTTTCGCCTGTTTTGGGGGTTCCACCGCCGAGTATTTGTATTAAATCAGTGTATCTAACCTCAGTATTTGATCGATTATAGAGGCTTGAAAACAATGCGGCGGCTTGCTGCTCTAAATTATCGTTTATTTTCTGATTCAGCTTTATTTTTTCTTGAATTTTATCGAGCGCTCCAGCAATTTTTCTTTGCTGTTCAATTGTTGGCAATTCAATCTCTAGCTGTTCAATCATGCTTTTTGTCAACGCATTTCGGGTTGCTCCAGCAGAGGCAAGTTGAAGTAAATATTTCTTTTTCCATTGTAAGAAATAAAGCAAATAGCTACTAAGTACTATATCCTTTTTTCCTCGAATAATTGCAACATGCTGATTCACGCGAGCCGGCAAATACTCTGAGTCTATTATACAAGTTCTCGCAACCGAATCCCCCGTAATATTAAGAAGTATATCATTGGGTTTAAGTTCCACATTGCTAAGTTTTTTTGCTTGTTCATTATTTATATGTGCCAATCCGTTCGCAGAAAAAGAAAAATCTCCTATATTCTGACTGCGAACAAATGATATTCCTTCTAAGCAATATGCCTCTTTTCCTCCATGCGGAGTTGCACCGCTTCCGATTTTTTCACATATATCACCCAATCTAGTCATTATCTCACCTCGCCCAACTACGCTTTTGATAGCGTGCAATTCATACTTCAAGCAGTAGCTTCCACATCCGGTGGATTCTTCACCTGAATAGATTCTATTGCATATTCATCCTCAGATGTTTTACAAACAATTATATTTACTAACGCTACTTTTTGAATTGTCGTACAATCTTTTAATATATATGTTATGTCCAAAGTTGCAGGCATCGAATACTTAATGTTTTGATCTTTAGAATCCAATAAAGTGGGCATCTCATAATCAACCAATTTAAAAATCGTTTCTGCTACTAGTGCACTCTGTGGTATAAGTCCATAGTCATGATCAATCAATTGAACCACAAAGTTTGGAGATTCCACCCACTCTGCAAAAGGATCAACGTCATTTTCCTCTCCAATAGGTTGATAAGAATACTCATCAATACTTTTAGCCCATTCTTCTAAGACAGTTTTTATTTCATTTTCAGCCGACAATATCGCAATACTTGCATTAGGATACAACTTTTCAAACTCGTCAACAAGCACATCTTTGTATCCTTTATCTTTTGTATAGAAGATGATATTAGCATTTTCGTGTTGTGCTGTGAATTCCAAGATACTTTCCCAAATAAGAACATCTTTAAAACCTTTGTCTGAGTTTTTCTCTTTGCCACCAAACGGTGGTAATTTAGAAAACGCACGCTCCATCACACTTTGAAACCTTGATGCACTTGGCAAAGATAATTCGGTGATTTTGATAAGGCCCTTTTCAAGTTCTTCTTTGTACCTTTCAACAACTGATTTGATATAATTGGGGTAGTCTTCAATATCGCATGTAGTAACTCTGTATTCTGGGAATTTCCATTTCTTAATATATGATCCAAATTCTAAAACTCTTGTAGCATGAGCCTCAATTATTTGCTGAGTCATTTCATTCCAAACTACTTTTGGAATACCAACACTCACGCGTTCATAAATATCAAGTTGACTAAGCATATCACAAACATTTTCAAAAGTCGAATTAAATGAAAATGAATTGAAGTCTGCCTTTTTATCATACAATTGAAATAGGACGTTCGTATCAAAAAACAGCCAATATTCTTTTTCATTCGACATGATATCCAATCGCCCCCAGCTTTTCCTTAATTTCTGCCTCTAGCTTATGCGATTGCTTGAACAAATCCGACAGTTCAGATGTCAGCCGAGCCATTTTCTCTTCAAACGGCTCACCATCATCTTCCTGTTCCTCAACCCCAACATAACGGCCCGGCGTTAAAATATAATCCTGCTCTGCAATTTTCTCCGTATCAACAACTGCGCAGAAACCTTTTACATCTTCCAGTGTACCATTAACATAAGCATTGTAGGTATCGGCAATTTTTTTTATATCCTCATCGGTCAGTTCACGCAGCTTGCGGCTCACCATATCGCCCATCTTCCGGGCATCGATAAACAGCGTTTTTCCGGCTTGTTTCTTGCGTTTAGAGATAAACCAGAGCGAAACTGGAATTTGGGTCGTATAGAAAAGCTGTGTCGGCATGGCAATGATACAGTCCACAAGGTCAGCATTCACAATATTCTTGCGAATGTCACCTTCACCGCCAGACTGAGAAGAGAGCGAACCGTTTGCAAGCACCATACCCATGCGGCCACCCGGTGCAAGATGATAAATCATGTGCTGAAGCCATGCAAAGTTCGCGTTGCTTGCAGGCGGCATACCATACTGCCAGCGTACATCATCTTTGAGCTGCTCTGCGCCCCAGTTCGACAGGTTGAAAGGTGGATTCGCCATGATATAGTCTGCCCGCATGGTCGGGTGCTGGTCGTCAAGGAATGTATCCGCCGCATACTTTCCAAGGTCGGGTTCAATGCCACGAATGGCAAGGTTCATCTGCGCCAGTTTCCATGTGGTAGGGTTGGAATCCTGTCCATAAATCGAGATATCGTTGATATTTCCACTATGGTTCTCTACAAATTTTGCAGACTGAACAAACATACCGCCGCTGCCGCAGCAAGGGTCATACACTCGTCCCTTAAACGGTTGTAGCACTTCCACCAGCGTCCGCACAACACAGGACGGCGTAAAGAACTCGCCTCCGCGCTTTCCTTCCTGCTCTGCAAACATCGACAGACAGTATTCATAAGTGCGTCCCAGAATGTCCTTTTCGCTGCCGTGTTCAATCATTTTGATGTTCGTAAACAGGTCAACGACTTCGCCCAACCGCCGTTTATCCAGTTCCTGGCGTGCGAAATTTTTCGGCAGGATATCCTTCAGGCGCACGTTTTCTTTTTCGATAGCGCGCATTGCATCGTCAATTACCTGACCGATTTCCGGGTCATGTGCCTTTGCAGAAACATCGCTCCAACGCGCACCAGCAGGCACAAAGAAGATTCCCTCCGATGTGTACTCGTCACGATCTTCCTCAAAGCCATCACCGTCTGCAACCAGCTGATTGTACTTATCTTCAAAACGATCCGAAATATATTTCAGGAAAATAAGACCAAGGACGACACCCTTATACTCTGAAGCATCCATATTGCCCCGAAGCACGCAGGCAGCATTCCAAATCTGCTTTTCGAATCCAATGTCGGCGGTGTTTTTCTCTGCCATGGTTCAATACCTCCGTTTTAGCTCAACAAATTCTGCTTTGAGTATAGCACAGATGTGCTGATTTTCCAATTTGTGCACACAAATTCTTTGTAAGATGCTTCAATTTCCGGCAGATAAGTCCTACTATCACAACTTTATCGCAATAAATTTCACAAAACTATCTTGACGCACCCTGCAAACCATGATATTCTCTGTCACAAATCCCACCGATTTTGTGGATTGGTTTGAAACCATCCACAAGATGTGGTCGTGTTCATTTTGAACACTGCCTCGCCGTGGATCATCCCTGAAAGATTAACCGCCCCGCAACACACCCGATCTATTTTGCCGCCGATTCACCCGACAAAATCCATCGCTGCGCTGCGTGGGCGGTATTTTTCTTTATGGGAAACGTACCTTGAAAATTTCATGAGCCGACCGGACGTGATACCGACTTTCCGTCAACGCCGCTGCACAAACAGGGGCAGGAACTTCGTTCGGAGCAAACGGTGACCCCATTACATGAGCAGCACCACCTCTACTTATTTTTGCGTCTTAACAATTCGGAAACATTTGTTGAAAATGCGTTTTGAGCGCAGCGGTAGAGGGCAAGAACCGTCCCGTGGCCACAAATTTTCAATTCTTGAAAATTTCCTGTCCATCCGGGACTTCACTTCTCAAACTCTTGCGAGTTTTCCAAGTGATCTTGTTGGGGCGTGCCTGCCCCAAACCCTGCTCATCATTCGTGCCTTACGGCACGAATGGAACGGCGTGTCGTGCTTACATAACTTCACCGAGGAGTTATCGAACAGACAGGAGGTACAATGACCAAAACGAATGTTCAACTGACCCCTAGCAATTCCCAGCGCCACGACACGCCGAACAACAAAACGCACATCATCAAGTTCCGTGTGACAGCGGAGGAAAAAGCGTCACTGGAACTCACTTGCAAACTCCTGAATCTCTCCCTCTCCACTTTTATCCGCCGAGCCATTCACAACGTCAAAATCGAGAAAACGGTCATCGTTGCCGGCGGCGGTGAAGAAACCCTGACCGCTGTTTCCACCCTGCTTGCTCAGTGCAGCAAGGTGGGCGGCAACCTGAACCAGCTTGCAAGGCACTTCAATTCCGGCGGTGCAGACACCGAACAGATCCGGGCGAAACTCCTTGACGAACTTGCAGACCTGACCGCATTTCGGCTGCACGCCGAGAAAGTTCTGGGTGAACTGTATGGCAACGCTCAAGCATATCGCCTCTAAGAACTCGGACTACACCGCCATTGAAGCGTACCTGATCTACCAACACGATGAGTTCACCGGAAAGCAGCTTCTGGATGAACAGGGCAAGCCGAAGCTGCGGGAATCCTACCTGCTCGACACCCTTGAGTGCGGTGATTTCTCATTTGCAACGGCCTGTCTGCTGGCAAACCGCAAGTATGGCAAGAACACCCAGCATGGTGATATTAAAAGCCACCAGTATATCATCAGCTTTGACCCACGCGATGCAGCCGACAACGGCTTGACCATGGAAAAGGCACAGGCACTTGGCCTGAAATTCTGCGAAGAAAACTTCCCCGGTCATCCCGCCATCGTCTGCACTCACCCCGATGGGCACAACCATTCGGGAAACATCCATGTCCACATCGTGATCGGCAGCATCCGAATGCGAGAAGTGGAACGCAAGCCCTATATGCAAAAGCCCCGCGACTGGTGTGAGGGTATGAAGCACTCCAGCACGGCCCAGACCATGCGGCACTTGCGTGTCGAGGTCATGGAGCTGTGCGAAGGTGCTGGACTGTACCAGATCGACCTGCTCAACGGCTCGAAAGAGCGTGTCAGCGAAGCTGAATATTGGGCGCGTAGGCGTGGTCAGTTGAAACTTGACCGTGAAAACGCAGGCCTCGCCGCAACCGGACAGCCGCCCAAGCAGAAGAAGTTTGAAACCGTAAAAGACACCTTGCGGAAACAGATTTCTTCAGTGCTGTACCGTGCCACGAGCTTTGAAGATTTTTCCGACAGGCTCATGCAGCAGCACGGCATTGCCGTCAAGGAAAGCCGTGGACAGCTTAGCTTTCTGCCCGCTGGCAGAACGAAGTTCATCCGAGCGAAACATCTCGGGGACAAGTTCGACAAGGCAGAAGTGCTTGCTGCCCTTAACGCAAACGCCGAACGCAAACCCAAGGCGCAGTTCAAGCAGGATACCATCGGGAAACTGATCGACATCCAGTCGAGGATGACCGAGGGCAAGGGCATCGGCTATAAGCGTTGGCTCACGAAACACAATCTCAAAGTTATGGCACAGACCGTGAAGCTTCTGCAGGAAAAGGACTTGACCGACGAGGACGTCTTGAACCAGCGCATCGCTGAACTGGAAACCAAGTATCACGACGCACTGGCGGTGGTGAAAGACCTCGAAGGTCGCATGAAAGCCAACAATGAGCTGCGCTATCACATCGCAGCCTACACCAGCACCAAGAATGTCGCACAGCAGTTAAAGACTGCCAAACGACCCGCAGCCTTTGAGGAGCAGCACCGTGCAGAGCTGACAGCATACCGGGTGGCAGCAGCCTATTTCAAGGCAAATAACCTCACCAAGCTGCCCAGCCCGAAAAAGCTAGAAGCCGAGTATGCGCAGCTGGCATCCGAAAAGGCAAAGTTCTACGAACAGTACAAGGAAGCCAAGGAAGAACTGTTCAAGCTGAAAACCGCAAAGCAGAATGTTGCGTCCTTTTTCCGGGAGGAAGAACCGGCGCAGCAGGAGAGATAAAGGAGTGTGCGTATGATCAATCTGAAAATCGACCCGGAGTTTCAGTCCCAGATTCCCCCTCTGACCGATGATGAATTTAAGCAGCTTGAAGAAAATATCCTCAAGGAAGGCAAGCTGATTTCTCCTTTGATTGTCTGGGGTAATACCCTTGTTGATGGACACAACCGTTATGAAATCGTTCAGGAGCATCCCGAAATCTCTTTCTCCACGATGCCGCTCCCATTTGAAAGCAGAGAAGAAGTCCTCGCATGGATCTGCAAGAATCAGTTGGGGCGGCGTAATCTGACCCCGGAGCAGAAGAAGTTCCTTATGGGGAAGCAGTATTCCTCTGAAAAGTGTACCGAAGCATTTCGCGGCAATCAGCATACTGTAAAGAAATCTGGCGGTGTTCAATCTGAACACAACCAGAAGCCCATGAAAACCTGTGAGCGCATTGCACAGGAAAATCACAGCAGCGCAAGTTCAGTCCGCCGTGCAGAATACTATGCCCACGGCGTTGACGTTGCGGATGAACTGTCTCCCGGTTTCCGTGATCGGTTCTTCCGCGAGGAACTGCACATTCCCGATTATCTTCTCGAAAATCTCGGCAAGGCCAAGCCTGAAGAACAGGCTGAAATTTTTGAGGAAATCAAGAATTATGTGCCGAAGCCGAAGAAAGTCAAGCCTAACAAAGTAACGGTGAAGCAGGCAGAGAAAGCCGCCAGCAACACCATTGATGAAAACTATGATGTTCCCCAAAAGTTTCTCGAACTGTACTACC contains:
- a CDS encoding restriction endonuclease subunit S, with the translated sequence MFSSLYNRSNTEVRYTDLIQILGGGTPKTGETAYWNGNIAFFTPKDVGTPYTFITEKTITEEGLSHCNSRLYPVNTVFVTARGTVGKVGLSGVPMAMNQSCYALVGKETHQLLVYFYTLKAVDRLKHKASGAVFDAITTRDFDSEQIMKLSDDDAKAFLCVAEPMFQEILNNSIENLRLSTLRDFLLPKLMSGEIDVSSVQL
- a CDS encoding relaxase/mobilization nuclease domain-containing protein, with product MATLKHIASKNSDYTAIEAYLIYQHDEFTGKQLLDEQGKPKLRESYLLDTLECGDFSFATACLLANRKYGKNTQHGDIKSHQYIISFDPRDAADNGLTMEKAQALGLKFCEENFPGHPAIVCTHPDGHNHSGNIHVHIVIGSIRMREVERKPYMQKPRDWCEGMKHSSTAQTMRHLRVEVMELCEGAGLYQIDLLNGSKERVSEAEYWARRRGQLKLDRENAGLAATGQPPKQKKFETVKDTLRKQISSVLYRATSFEDFSDRLMQQHGIAVKESRGQLSFLPAGRTKFIRAKHLGDKFDKAEVLAALNANAERKPKAQFKQDTIGKLIDIQSRMTEGKGIGYKRWLTKHNLKVMAQTVKLLQEKDLTDEDVLNQRIAELETKYHDALAVVKDLEGRMKANNELRYHIAAYTSTKNVAQQLKTAKRPAAFEEQHRAELTAYRVAAAYFKANNLTKLPSPKKLEAEYAQLASEKAKFYEQYKEAKEELFKLKTAKQNVASFFREEEPAQQER
- a CDS encoding plasmid mobilization protein, translated to MTKTNVQLTPSNSQRHDTPNNKTHIIKFRVTAEEKASLELTCKLLNLSLSTFIRRAIHNVKIEKTVIVAGGGEETLTAVSTLLAQCSKVGGNLNQLARHFNSGGADTEQIRAKLLDELADLTAFRLHAEKVLGELYGNAQAYRL
- a CDS encoding type I restriction-modification system subunit M, whose product is MAEKNTADIGFEKQIWNAACVLRGNMDASEYKGVVLGLIFLKYISDRFEDKYNQLVADGDGFEEDRDEYTSEGIFFVPAGARWSDVSAKAHDPEIGQVIDDAMRAIEKENVRLKDILPKNFARQELDKRRLGEVVDLFTNIKMIEHGSEKDILGRTYEYCLSMFAEQEGKRGGEFFTPSCVVRTLVEVLQPFKGRVYDPCCGSGGMFVQSAKFVENHSGNINDISIYGQDSNPTTWKLAQMNLAIRGIEPDLGKYAADTFLDDQHPTMRADYIMANPPFNLSNWGAEQLKDDVRWQYGMPPASNANFAWLQHMIYHLAPGGRMGMVLANGSLSSQSGGEGDIRKNIVNADLVDCIIAMPTQLFYTTQIPVSLWFISKRKKQAGKTLFIDARKMGDMVSRKLRELTDEDIKKIADTYNAYVNGTLEDVKGFCAVVDTEKIAEQDYILTPGRYVGVEEQEDDGEPFEEKMARLTSELSDLFKQSHKLEAEIKEKLGAIGYHVE
- the xerA gene encoding site-specific tyrosine recombinase/integron integrase, encoding MKNQIINEIQRKMLPYLNNEQLLHLKAVLEASFQGVIIEMGEEQPKAEEQDSAAAFITAKRIEGCSEKTLTYYSKTIEAMLNGVGKSPQQITTDDLRRYLTDYQTQRRSSKVTIDNIRRILSSFFSWLEDEDFIVKSPVRRIHKVKTAKIIRETYTDEALELMRDNCSTVRDLAIIDLLASSGMRVGELVTLNREDINFNERECVVFGKGNKERLVYFDARTKIHLQNYLDERSDSNPALFVTLKEPHERLMIGGVETMLRELGRRLKLNKVHPHKFRRTLATSAIDKGMPIEQVQQLLGHQKIDTTMHYAMVKQQNVKLAHRKYIG
- a CDS encoding restriction endonuclease subunit S, with protein sequence MKYELHAIKSVVGRGEIMTRLGDICEKIGSGATPHGGKEAYCLEGISFVRSQNIGDFSFSANGLAHINNEQAKKLSNVELKPNDILLNITGDSVARTCIIDSEYLPARVNQHVAIIRGKKDIVLSSYLLYFLQWKKKYLLQLASAGATRNALTKSMIEQLEIELPTIEQQRKIAGALDKIQEKIKLNQKINDNLEQQAAALFSSLYNRSNTEVRYTDLIQILGGGTPKTGETAYWNGNIAFFTPKDVGTPYTFITEKTITEEGLSHCNSRLYPVNTVFVTARGTVGKVGLSGVPMAMNQSCYALVGKETHQLLVYFYTLKAVDRLKHKASGAVFDAITTRDFDSEQIMKLSDDDAKAFLCVAEPMFQEILNNSIENLRLSTLRDFLLPKLMSGEIDVSSVQL
- a CDS encoding restriction endonuclease subunit S is translated as MILNWGELITLEYGKPVKDKESTDGKVPVYGTNGQIGTSHLPAQCKHPSFILGRKGAYRGVHYSDCPFSVIDTAFYAEPLTDRIDLKWAYYKFLTYDINGMDSGSAIPSTDRYQIYSIEVEVPPLEKQRKIVAVLDCIDRKININQKVNDNLAA
- a CDS encoding PIN domain-containing protein, coding for MSNEKEYWLFFDTNVLFQLYDKKADFNSFSFNSTFENVCDMLSQLDIYERVSVGIPKVVWNEMTQQIIEAHATRVLEFGSYIKKWKFPEYRVTTCDIEDYPNYIKSVVERYKEELEKGLIKITELSLPSASRFQSVMERAFSKLPPFGGKEKNSDKGFKDVLIWESILEFTAQHENANIIFYTKDKGYKDVLVDEFEKLYPNASIAILSAENEIKTVLEEWAKSIDEYSYQPIGEENDVDPFAEWVESPNFVVQLIDHDYGLIPQSALVAETIFKLVDYEMPTLLDSKDQNIKYSMPATLDITYILKDCTTIQKVALVNIIVCKTSEDEYAIESIQVKNPPDVEATA